One window of the Cryptomeria japonica chromosome 7, Sugi_1.0, whole genome shotgun sequence genome contains the following:
- the LOC131072400 gene encoding plastidial pyruvate kinase 4, chloroplastic isoform X3 codes for MESYGSISMPSDVDNETNVSDLEFSDTHVTLEEEDANDTVPDLSSEELIKDPKHLLVQVLDKLEAVRLHALALEQWNAVRLKECDRFYHISATNLIQYAALRSMDVQQLQEALSIIGLSNLEGINAHIMASLTSIIQILQNLTHVSSKTKREISFDNEVQSPTIEVSNKNNPTSNLQSSVLNSNRQYGEIAYLAMKSHACHNAELLLGSSVEGRKTRIMVTVGSESADDEKLIYNLIKSGVNVIRINCAHDNPDIWRHIIKRVRDCSQMLEKPCRVLMDLAGPKLRTGPFKPGPNIKKIKPMKDAKGAVLTPALVWISPSGVAPPIHRSPDAVLPLNDKNWIRNLEVGDVLNFSDARGKKRCLKISEKFPTSSEVGCWAECYETSYVESGTELRIKGKKGKIGSGKVAELPNVDNYVQVKAGDLLVIIREPCLAPSKISNDDLVCPQKVTCSLGLLFDSVQPGEPIEFDDGKIRGVIRGVKISEICVEITHTGEKVSKLGPEKSINVPKSNLRFGGLTVKDLLDLDFIAANADMVGVSFVNDVNDVRMLQQELNKRNLKKLGIVLKIETHGGFERLPLLLLQAMQSPNPLGVMIARGDLAVECGWERLAELQEEILSICEAAHIPAIWATQVLESLAKSGLPTRAEITDAAVGGRADCVMLNKGKHIVKAVSTLDSILRNTCNQQPRMKAVLKPLLLSSLF; via the exons ATGGAATCATATGGAAGCATCTCCATGCCATCAGATGTTGATAATGAAACAAATGTGTCAGATTTGGAATTCTCTGACACACATGTTACTTTGgaagaggaagatgcaaatgaTACAGTACCAGACTTATCTTCAGAGGAACTTATTAAGGATCCTAAGCATCTTCTGGTCCAAGTTCTCGATAAGTTAGAGGCTGTACGATTACATGCATTGGCCTTGGAGCAGTGGAATGCTGTGCGCCTAAAAGAATGTGACAG GTTTTATCATATCAGTGCAACAAATCTCATACAGTATGCAGCTTTGCGGTCAATGGATGTTCAGCAACTTCAAGAAGCTCTCTCCATAATTGGCTTGTCAAATCTAGAGGGGATAAATGCACACATCATGGCAAGTCTAACGTCAATTATCCAGATCTTGCAGAATCTTACCCATGTATCTTCCAAAACCAAGAGGGAAATAAGCTTTGACAATGAGGTCCAGTCTCCTACTATTGAGGTTTCAAATAAAAACAATCCTACAAGCAACCTGCAAAGTTCAGTTCTAAATTCTAATAGACAATATGGAGAAATTGCATATCTTGCAATGAAAAGTCATGCATGCCATAATGCAGAACTACTTCTTGGATCATCTGTTGAGGGAAGGAAGACTCGTATTATGGTCACAGTTGGTAGTGAATCTGCAGACGATGAAAAACTTATTTACAATCTAATTAAATCTGGAGTAAATGTAATTCGAATAAATTGTGCACATGATAATCCAGATATATGGAGGCATATAATTAAACGTGTAAGAGATTGTTCTCAGATGCTAGAAAAACCATGTAGGGTTCTGATGGATCTAGCAGGGCCAAAGCTAAGAACCGGTCCTTTCAAGCCTGGTCCAAATATCAAGAAGATTAAACCAATGAAAGATGCCAAAGGAGCTGTTCTTACTCCAGCATTAGTTTGGATTTCTCCTTCTGGAGTGGCTCCTCCAATCCATAGATCTCCTGATGCTGTGCTGCCATTGAACGATAAGAACTGGATCAGAAACCTAGAGGTTGGTGATGTGCTAAATTTTTCAGATGCCAGAGGCAAAAAACGGTGCCTGAAGATTTCTGAGAAGTTCCCCACATCATCTGAAGTTGGTTGTTGGGCTGAATGCTATGAGACGAGCTATGTGGAATCAGGCACAGAGTTACGTATTAAAGGAAAGAAAGGGAAAATTGGCAGTGGAAAAGTAGCTGAACTTCCCAACGTTGACAATTATGTTCAAGTTAAAGCGGGTGATTTGCTTGTTATAATAAGAGAACCATGCTTAGCTCCATCCAAAATATCAAATGATGATCTAGTGTGCCCTCAGAAGGTAACTTGCTCTCTGGGTTTACTCTTTGATTCAGTCCAGCCTGGTGAACCAATTGAGTTTGATGATGGGAAGATTCGAGGTGTTATTCGAGGTGTTAAAATATCCGAAATTTGTGTGGAAATTACACATACAGGTGAAAAGGTATCAAAGCTAGGTCCTGAAAAATCTATTAATGTACCAAAAAGCAACTTGCGTTTTGGAGGACTTACTGTTAAGGATTTACTAGATCTAGATTTTATTGCTGCAAATGCAGACATGGTTGGTGTctcttttgtcaatgatgtcaatgaTGTCAGAATGCTTCAACAAGAGCTCAACAAGAGGAATCTCAAAAAATTAGGAATTGTTTTGAAGATTGAGACCCATGGAGGCTTTGAAAGACTTCCACTTCTATTATTGCAGGCAATGCAGTCTCCAAATCCACTAGGTGTGATGATTGCAAGGGGAGATCTGGCTGTTGAGTGTGGAtgggagagattggcagagctgcaggaagAAATTTTGTCAATTTGTGAAGCTGCCCATATACCAGCAATTTGGGCAACCCAGGTATTGGAAAGCCTTGCTAAGTCAGGACTACCGACAAGAGCAGAAATTACAGATGCTGCTGTAGGTGGCAG GGCTGATTGTGTTATGTTGAACAAAGGGAAGCATATTGTAAAAGCAGTTTCAACCTTGGATTCTATATTGAGAAACACTTGTAATCAGCAACCTCGTATGAAAGCTGTTTTGAAACCGCTCTTACTTTCTAGCCTTTTCTGA
- the LOC131072400 gene encoding plastidial pyruvate kinase 4, chloroplastic isoform X2 → MAEGQLGIKRGIFPDFAVRVKSEFFVSQNHRVTPSNEIPKRCIIKALQDSNKKPDSDFFISGDENDDFSEANNTKLKKKKKGKHRPFMESYGSISMPSDVDNETNVSDLEFSDTHVTLEEEDANDTVPDLSSEELIKDPKHLLVQVLDKLEAVRLHALALEQWNAVRLKECDRFYHISATNLIQYAALRSMDVQQLQEALSIIGLSNLEGINAHIMASLTSIIQILQNLTHVSSKTKREISFDNEVQSPTIEVSNKNNPTSNLQSSVLNSNRQYGEIAYLAMKSHACHNAELLLGSSVEGRKTRIMVTVGSESADDEKLIYNLIKSGVNVIRINCAHDNPDIWRHIIKRVRDCSQMLEKPCRVLMDLAGPKLRTGPFKPGPNIKKIKPMKDAKGAVLTPALVWISPSGVAPPIHRSPDAVLPLNDKNWIRNLEVGDVLNFSDARGKKRCLKISEKFPTSSEVGCWAECYETSYVESGTELRIKGKKGKIGSGKVAELPNVDNYVQVKAGDLLVIIREPCLAPSKISNDDLVCPQKVTCSLGLLFDSVQPGEPIEFDDGKIRGVIRGVKISEICVEITHTGEKVSKLGPEKSINVPKSNLRFGGLTVKDLLDLDFIAANADMVGVSFVNDVNDVRMLQQELNKRNLKKLGIVLKIETHGGFERLPLLLLQAMQSPNPLGVMIARGDLAVECGWERLAELQEEILSICEAAHIPAIWATQVLESLAKSGLPTRAEITDAAVGGRADCVMLNKGKHIVKAVSTLDSILRNTCNQQPRMKAVLKPLLLSSLF, encoded by the exons GGAATCAAGAGAGGAATATTTCCAGATTTTGCTGTCAGGGTAAAAAGTGAATTTTTTGTGAGCCAAAATCATAGGGTCACTCCTTCAAATGAGATTCCAAAAAGGTGCATAATCAAAGCTCTGCAGGATTCAAACAAGAAACCAGATTCTGATTTTTTCATCtctggagatgaaaatgatgatttttcagaGGCAAATAAcacaaaattgaagaaaaagaagaagggcAAGCATCGCCCTTTTATGGAATCATATGGAAGCATCTCCATGCCATCAGATGTTGATAATGAAACAAATGTGTCAGATTTGGAATTCTCTGACACACATGTTACTTTGgaagaggaagatgcaaatgaTACAGTACCAGACTTATCTTCAGAGGAACTTATTAAGGATCCTAAGCATCTTCTGGTCCAAGTTCTCGATAAGTTAGAGGCTGTACGATTACATGCATTGGCCTTGGAGCAGTGGAATGCTGTGCGCCTAAAAGAATGTGACAG GTTTTATCATATCAGTGCAACAAATCTCATACAGTATGCAGCTTTGCGGTCAATGGATGTTCAGCAACTTCAAGAAGCTCTCTCCATAATTGGCTTGTCAAATCTAGAGGGGATAAATGCACACATCATGGCAAGTCTAACGTCAATTATCCAGATCTTGCAGAATCTTACCCATGTATCTTCCAAAACCAAGAGGGAAATAAGCTTTGACAATGAGGTCCAGTCTCCTACTATTGAGGTTTCAAATAAAAACAATCCTACAAGCAACCTGCAAAGTTCAGTTCTAAATTCTAATAGACAATATGGAGAAATTGCATATCTTGCAATGAAAAGTCATGCATGCCATAATGCAGAACTACTTCTTGGATCATCTGTTGAGGGAAGGAAGACTCGTATTATGGTCACAGTTGGTAGTGAATCTGCAGACGATGAAAAACTTATTTACAATCTAATTAAATCTGGAGTAAATGTAATTCGAATAAATTGTGCACATGATAATCCAGATATATGGAGGCATATAATTAAACGTGTAAGAGATTGTTCTCAGATGCTAGAAAAACCATGTAGGGTTCTGATGGATCTAGCAGGGCCAAAGCTAAGAACCGGTCCTTTCAAGCCTGGTCCAAATATCAAGAAGATTAAACCAATGAAAGATGCCAAAGGAGCTGTTCTTACTCCAGCATTAGTTTGGATTTCTCCTTCTGGAGTGGCTCCTCCAATCCATAGATCTCCTGATGCTGTGCTGCCATTGAACGATAAGAACTGGATCAGAAACCTAGAGGTTGGTGATGTGCTAAATTTTTCAGATGCCAGAGGCAAAAAACGGTGCCTGAAGATTTCTGAGAAGTTCCCCACATCATCTGAAGTTGGTTGTTGGGCTGAATGCTATGAGACGAGCTATGTGGAATCAGGCACAGAGTTACGTATTAAAGGAAAGAAAGGGAAAATTGGCAGTGGAAAAGTAGCTGAACTTCCCAACGTTGACAATTATGTTCAAGTTAAAGCGGGTGATTTGCTTGTTATAATAAGAGAACCATGCTTAGCTCCATCCAAAATATCAAATGATGATCTAGTGTGCCCTCAGAAGGTAACTTGCTCTCTGGGTTTACTCTTTGATTCAGTCCAGCCTGGTGAACCAATTGAGTTTGATGATGGGAAGATTCGAGGTGTTATTCGAGGTGTTAAAATATCCGAAATTTGTGTGGAAATTACACATACAGGTGAAAAGGTATCAAAGCTAGGTCCTGAAAAATCTATTAATGTACCAAAAAGCAACTTGCGTTTTGGAGGACTTACTGTTAAGGATTTACTAGATCTAGATTTTATTGCTGCAAATGCAGACATGGTTGGTGTctcttttgtcaatgatgtcaatgaTGTCAGAATGCTTCAACAAGAGCTCAACAAGAGGAATCTCAAAAAATTAGGAATTGTTTTGAAGATTGAGACCCATGGAGGCTTTGAAAGACTTCCACTTCTATTATTGCAGGCAATGCAGTCTCCAAATCCACTAGGTGTGATGATTGCAAGGGGAGATCTGGCTGTTGAGTGTGGAtgggagagattggcagagctgcaggaagAAATTTTGTCAATTTGTGAAGCTGCCCATATACCAGCAATTTGGGCAACCCAGGTATTGGAAAGCCTTGCTAAGTCAGGACTACCGACAAGAGCAGAAATTACAGATGCTGCTGTAGGTGGCAG GGCTGATTGTGTTATGTTGAACAAAGGGAAGCATATTGTAAAAGCAGTTTCAACCTTGGATTCTATATTGAGAAACACTTGTAATCAGCAACCTCGTATGAAAGCTGTTTTGAAACCGCTCTTACTTTCTAGCCTTTTCTGA
- the LOC131072400 gene encoding plastidial pyruvate kinase 4, chloroplastic isoform X1, which produces MMAMQIFPTPKPLPLCSFISNCENSSNGIKRGIFPDFAVRVKSEFFVSQNHRVTPSNEIPKRCIIKALQDSNKKPDSDFFISGDENDDFSEANNTKLKKKKKGKHRPFMESYGSISMPSDVDNETNVSDLEFSDTHVTLEEEDANDTVPDLSSEELIKDPKHLLVQVLDKLEAVRLHALALEQWNAVRLKECDRFYHISATNLIQYAALRSMDVQQLQEALSIIGLSNLEGINAHIMASLTSIIQILQNLTHVSSKTKREISFDNEVQSPTIEVSNKNNPTSNLQSSVLNSNRQYGEIAYLAMKSHACHNAELLLGSSVEGRKTRIMVTVGSESADDEKLIYNLIKSGVNVIRINCAHDNPDIWRHIIKRVRDCSQMLEKPCRVLMDLAGPKLRTGPFKPGPNIKKIKPMKDAKGAVLTPALVWISPSGVAPPIHRSPDAVLPLNDKNWIRNLEVGDVLNFSDARGKKRCLKISEKFPTSSEVGCWAECYETSYVESGTELRIKGKKGKIGSGKVAELPNVDNYVQVKAGDLLVIIREPCLAPSKISNDDLVCPQKVTCSLGLLFDSVQPGEPIEFDDGKIRGVIRGVKISEICVEITHTGEKVSKLGPEKSINVPKSNLRFGGLTVKDLLDLDFIAANADMVGVSFVNDVNDVRMLQQELNKRNLKKLGIVLKIETHGGFERLPLLLLQAMQSPNPLGVMIARGDLAVECGWERLAELQEEILSICEAAHIPAIWATQVLESLAKSGLPTRAEITDAAVGGRADCVMLNKGKHIVKAVSTLDSILRNTCNQQPRMKAVLKPLLLSSLF; this is translated from the exons GGAATCAAGAGAGGAATATTTCCAGATTTTGCTGTCAGGGTAAAAAGTGAATTTTTTGTGAGCCAAAATCATAGGGTCACTCCTTCAAATGAGATTCCAAAAAGGTGCATAATCAAAGCTCTGCAGGATTCAAACAAGAAACCAGATTCTGATTTTTTCATCtctggagatgaaaatgatgatttttcagaGGCAAATAAcacaaaattgaagaaaaagaagaagggcAAGCATCGCCCTTTTATGGAATCATATGGAAGCATCTCCATGCCATCAGATGTTGATAATGAAACAAATGTGTCAGATTTGGAATTCTCTGACACACATGTTACTTTGgaagaggaagatgcaaatgaTACAGTACCAGACTTATCTTCAGAGGAACTTATTAAGGATCCTAAGCATCTTCTGGTCCAAGTTCTCGATAAGTTAGAGGCTGTACGATTACATGCATTGGCCTTGGAGCAGTGGAATGCTGTGCGCCTAAAAGAATGTGACAG GTTTTATCATATCAGTGCAACAAATCTCATACAGTATGCAGCTTTGCGGTCAATGGATGTTCAGCAACTTCAAGAAGCTCTCTCCATAATTGGCTTGTCAAATCTAGAGGGGATAAATGCACACATCATGGCAAGTCTAACGTCAATTATCCAGATCTTGCAGAATCTTACCCATGTATCTTCCAAAACCAAGAGGGAAATAAGCTTTGACAATGAGGTCCAGTCTCCTACTATTGAGGTTTCAAATAAAAACAATCCTACAAGCAACCTGCAAAGTTCAGTTCTAAATTCTAATAGACAATATGGAGAAATTGCATATCTTGCAATGAAAAGTCATGCATGCCATAATGCAGAACTACTTCTTGGATCATCTGTTGAGGGAAGGAAGACTCGTATTATGGTCACAGTTGGTAGTGAATCTGCAGACGATGAAAAACTTATTTACAATCTAATTAAATCTGGAGTAAATGTAATTCGAATAAATTGTGCACATGATAATCCAGATATATGGAGGCATATAATTAAACGTGTAAGAGATTGTTCTCAGATGCTAGAAAAACCATGTAGGGTTCTGATGGATCTAGCAGGGCCAAAGCTAAGAACCGGTCCTTTCAAGCCTGGTCCAAATATCAAGAAGATTAAACCAATGAAAGATGCCAAAGGAGCTGTTCTTACTCCAGCATTAGTTTGGATTTCTCCTTCTGGAGTGGCTCCTCCAATCCATAGATCTCCTGATGCTGTGCTGCCATTGAACGATAAGAACTGGATCAGAAACCTAGAGGTTGGTGATGTGCTAAATTTTTCAGATGCCAGAGGCAAAAAACGGTGCCTGAAGATTTCTGAGAAGTTCCCCACATCATCTGAAGTTGGTTGTTGGGCTGAATGCTATGAGACGAGCTATGTGGAATCAGGCACAGAGTTACGTATTAAAGGAAAGAAAGGGAAAATTGGCAGTGGAAAAGTAGCTGAACTTCCCAACGTTGACAATTATGTTCAAGTTAAAGCGGGTGATTTGCTTGTTATAATAAGAGAACCATGCTTAGCTCCATCCAAAATATCAAATGATGATCTAGTGTGCCCTCAGAAGGTAACTTGCTCTCTGGGTTTACTCTTTGATTCAGTCCAGCCTGGTGAACCAATTGAGTTTGATGATGGGAAGATTCGAGGTGTTATTCGAGGTGTTAAAATATCCGAAATTTGTGTGGAAATTACACATACAGGTGAAAAGGTATCAAAGCTAGGTCCTGAAAAATCTATTAATGTACCAAAAAGCAACTTGCGTTTTGGAGGACTTACTGTTAAGGATTTACTAGATCTAGATTTTATTGCTGCAAATGCAGACATGGTTGGTGTctcttttgtcaatgatgtcaatgaTGTCAGAATGCTTCAACAAGAGCTCAACAAGAGGAATCTCAAAAAATTAGGAATTGTTTTGAAGATTGAGACCCATGGAGGCTTTGAAAGACTTCCACTTCTATTATTGCAGGCAATGCAGTCTCCAAATCCACTAGGTGTGATGATTGCAAGGGGAGATCTGGCTGTTGAGTGTGGAtgggagagattggcagagctgcaggaagAAATTTTGTCAATTTGTGAAGCTGCCCATATACCAGCAATTTGGGCAACCCAGGTATTGGAAAGCCTTGCTAAGTCAGGACTACCGACAAGAGCAGAAATTACAGATGCTGCTGTAGGTGGCAG GGCTGATTGTGTTATGTTGAACAAAGGGAAGCATATTGTAAAAGCAGTTTCAACCTTGGATTCTATATTGAGAAACACTTGTAATCAGCAACCTCGTATGAAAGCTGTTTTGAAACCGCTCTTACTTTCTAGCCTTTTCTGA